Sequence from the Nocardiopsis sp. YSL2 genome:
GGACCTGGACATAGGGGCTACTTTCGTCGTCGGTGGCGGGGTCAGTGGGCGAGGGAGGTGCTCGCGGCCAGCAGCGCGTCCACCTCGTGCTTGTGGAAACGGCGATGGCCGCCGGGGGTCCGGAAGCTGCTGATGCGGCCTTCGTTGGCCCAGCGGGAGACGGTCTTGGCATCCACGCGGAAGGCCTGAGCAACCTCCGTGGCGGTGAGCACGTCGACTGCGACGGAGACGGGTGTTTTCGGTGCTGTGGACATGACGGTCTGGGTTTCCTCTCCGAAGGAATGGGGTGTGCAAGGGGTGTGGGCACTGCGGGGCTCGTCGGCAGCGGCGTTCGGTAAGGGGCGCGAGGAAGCCGGATAGGTTGCCGAGCGGTCACCGCATCTAGGAGCTGTGCCGGGCCGTGTAGCCGGCGCGGTCGCGGGAGATCCGGTATTCGCAGTGGTGGATGTCCCGGCGCAGGTCGTCGGAGGTGGGCGCGATCAGCGGACGGACGTGCTCGGGACCGTGGAAGTAGGCATAGAAAGCCCGCTTGGACGGCGACCAGAGAATCGTCCACATCCGCCGGTACTCGCGTCGCAGGGCACGAGCGGCTTCGTAGCGCGACTGGTCGTGGTGAACGCTCCAGGCCACGGCACCGCCCCTACCGCGCGGGTGGGAAGTGACGGTCGAAGACCCCCCACACGGTGATGGGGCCTCCGGCACAGCCGTCCCACTCCCA
This genomic interval carries:
- a CDS encoding BldC family transcriptional regulator, whose protein sequence is MSTAPKTPVSVAVDVLTATEVAQAFRVDAKTVSRWANEGRISSFRTPGGHRRFHKHEVDALLAASTSLAH